TTGCAAATTTGAGTTTTATTGCAGGAGATTCCGACATTCCGGAACTTGCCAACATAGCTAACTTTCAGAAGAGAAGGATAATTAACAACTTAAAATCGCTCACTTATGATTATTTAATCATTGATCTTGGTGCTGGCACAACGTTTAATACGGTAGACTTTTTCTTAATGTCAAATCGTGGGGTCATAGTAACAATTCCAACAGTAACGGCAACAATGAATGCCTATTTATTCTTAAAAAATACAATCTTTAGGCTTATATCAAAAATATTTACAAAGGAAACAGAAGGGTACAAAATAATCTCTGAAGTAAGGAAAGACTCTAATGACTTACAAAAAATATATATTCCCAATTTACTACTCAAAATAGAAAATTATGATCCTGAAAATTACGAAAAGTTTATGTCGATATTCTCACGATTTAGTCCTTTCATAGTTTTTAATATGTTAAATGCACCTGATGACATCAAAAAAACAGAAAAAATATTAAAATCTGCGAAAGATTACCTGAATATAAATTTACAAAGCATAGGTTCGATTTATAAGGATGAAATTATTGACAAAGCACTAAACCATAAAATACCTATAACAGTCTATAAGCCTACCAGTTTAACTTCTAGGAGTATTAAAAAAATAGCAAGTAAATTGATTGAGCTTGAAAGCCTGGTAAATGATGCAGAGCTCTTAAGCGATGAAGATATGTACGAAAGCCATGACTTTGTAATAAAGGAAGCACAAGATGAATACTTGGAAAAGTCTGAATATCTTGAATCATTGCTACTAGACAAAGCAGTAGACAATAACGAAATTATTGATATAATAAAATCCCAACAAAGAGAGATCTCAGCATTGAGAAAACAAAACATGATGTTTAAAAAAAAGCTATTTAAACAGTTAAGAGAAGATTAAGGAGAAAAAATGCCCAATTACATAAATTATCCCAATTGGTTACATCCTGAAATAATTAAAGGCGTTCCGATCACATGGTATAGTCTTTCCTACATCGTAATAATCATGATTTGCTACAAATTTATTTGGTACCAAATAAAAGTCGACGGAATTGACATTAAGAGAAGTGATTATGAAACAATGATGTTCTCTCTCGTTATGGGAGCGATAATCGGAGGCAGGCTGGCGTCTACCTTAATTTATGATAAAAGTGGCATCTACTACACACATCCCTGGTTAATCTTTTTACCATTTGACAAGTACTGGAATTTCACGGGCTTTAGAGGCATGGCAATACACGGAGGATTTCTTGGAGTAATCATTGCACTATTGATAACGATTAATACCAAGCTTAAGAACACAAACGTGAGAAAATACTTTATAAGGATAACAGACTACGGAGCAATAGCCTTTTCCTCAGGATACATACTAGGGCGGCTTGCTAATTTTGCAAATGCAGAGCTTTATGGAAGACCAATGAGAGGAGGAGTAATATTCCCAAACGCAGAGCCCTTCAGCACAAGTTACAAGGGAGTCAAAGAATTTGCAGAATCAGTTGGGCTTGAACTGTCACCCCATGATTTATTTATTAATCTACCAAGGGTTCCATCACAACTCATAGAAGGTTTTTTTGAAGGAACTGTGGGATTTTTATTACTATGGTTTGTTTTCAGAAAAATAAAAAAGTATGACGGATTTATTTTTGGAATATACATCATTATTTATGGTTTCTTTAGATTCTTAATCGAGTACTTAAGGGAACCAGACAAGGAAATAGGGTTTATCTTCACCTACAGAACACCTGAAAGCCTGCTAGACTTCTCTTTATTAAACATATCAATGGGACAAATACTCTCGCTAGTTTTAATATTATCAGGAATAATTTGGCTCTCATGGGCCAAGAGGCGAGCAGAAAAATTAAATAAATAAATTACAAAAACGTAGATTTATAACAAAATCACTATAAGTTTATTTAAAGATAAGATGAAGAGTACATGTCCAAGTGCAATCGCAATTTCTGGGGAAAAAATTAGTGACGAGGAGATTGCAAGTCTTAGGGCTATTTTCAACTTACTACGCGTGTCTTTATCTAGGAAAAGCATTCCTAGGGAGTTTATTAGGCAAAATGATATTAAGTTTGCTATTATTTACAACAACAAGACTCCAATAGATTTTTCAATCAACATAGCAAATGACTTACAAAGTATCAATAAAGTCTATTCCATCATAATAAACAATGGACCTGAAGAAAAAACAAGTTATAAATTCAACCACATAGAAATATTGAACGATATCAATGAACTAAGCCTTAATCACGGTCTCATATATCAAAAAAAACTTTTTCATGACAATGAAAATGCAAACCTTGATTTTTTCTTAAACTTATCTGAACTTATTAAAGAGATCGTAATAATTACAAACATTGAAAATGATATTATCTATATTAATGAAAAAGGGAGTAAAGAAATTGAACTTCCAATAAAAATTGGAGGCAAAACAAATAAAATAACTGATATAAACATCATAGATTTAGAAAAAGAAGACAAAATAGACTTAAGTTATAATGTAAGCGATATTCCTGAACTCAGAAATATATTAATAACTGACTGCCTTTTAATCGCAAAGCACAATAGAAAGCTAATCGTGGATTTATTTATCAGCACAATTGGTCAAAATAACATTGATAAGTTAATAACAATAAAGGATATATCTCACTTAAAATCCAAAAATTATGCTAGGGATCTTGAAATTATTGACATAAAAACAGATTTATATAACATCAAAGAGCTTGAACATCTTTTAATAAATCAAATTGAATCCTCCTATAAGAATACATATTTGTTTGACCTAGACCTGCACATAAACACAGAATATGAATATAAAGGAAACAGATCAAGCACAGATTTAAAGATACTTAAAAAAATCACCTCTAAAATAATGTCATTCTACTCAGAATACATATTTCAGGTGAAGGATAATAATTTAATAGTTATTGTCTCCACAAGTGGTGGGGAGAGAAGACTAATTGCAATTGCAGAAGAAATCAAAAAAACCATCTCTTATGAACTTAAAAAACAAGGATTTATAATATTTAAATTCAATATAGGAATAATAGAGGCCAATTTGCAAGAAGACATAAAGACAACAATTGCAAAATTAAAAATAGCAACAAAAATATCTTCCGAATATAAAGATTCTCTTCCTATTTTGTACAAAGATGAACTACCGGAAACAATGCTTATTAAAACTCAAAATAAAATCTTTGAATATATAGTGAAAGCAATAAAAAATGATTTTTTTACTCTCTACTATCAGAAAATAACCCCCCTTAAAAAGAACTTAAAACCTAAAATCGAAATACTAACAAGACTTTTTGACCATACGGGTACTCCTATTCCGAATGCCACAGTATTTAATTTAATAGAAAAGTACAATCTAACTGTTGAAGTGGATCAACTGGTTGTTACTAAAGCCCTAAGAGAATATACAAATTTTGTGGCAAAAAATGGCATACATATTTTCTCAATCAACATTTCACCACAATCACTTAAATCTAAAAATTTTAGAATGTTCTTAAGAGAAACACTTCTTACAAGTCACGTCCCGCTTCAAAACATATGCTTAGAGATAACAGAAACCGGTATTTTAGAGAATTTTGAGTTAGTCAATAATTATTTTAAAGAACTTAAAAGCTTTGGCATTAAACTCGCACTTGATGACTTTGGAAGCGGCCACACTTCGCTTTCATACATTAAAATATTACCCATAGATATAATAAAAATAGATGGATCTTTTATTAAAGTAATAAATTCAAGCCAAACAGATCTTGTGATAATAAAATCAATCAAGGAAATTGCTGATACAAAAAGAATAAAAATAATAGCTGAATTTGTATCAAATGAAGAAATACTTAAAAAAATAAATGAAATTGGAATAGACTACGGACAGGGGTTCTTATGGCACGAGCCGGAACCAATGTAGTAAATACGAGTAAAGGTTAGGCCTCACTAACCATAAGGCCTAACCTTTAGTACACACTCAAAATAGCTTTAGTATTTAATTCATCAATGCTATAGTCTTTGCTAGACTGCTGATTATGAAGTTCACAGTAGATAATATATTCCTAGAATCGCTATCATTCTCATCAATAGCAATATCAACTCTACCGTCAGAAATATTAAGTCCTTTGAAAGTCTTTACAAACTCCCTAGCAGGATCATTCTTAACTCCATGCAAATTCATGTCTATAATTTTCTTAATATCTGAACTTACTCCCACAAAAATATGAGAATCTTGATTGCTCCCAACAACATCAATATTTGTTTCCACTGCATAGGCATTCTCGTATGAATAAACAGTTAAATTAGCGTCAGTTCTTGAACTTACTTCCCTGAGCTCCTCGCTATCTCCTGCAAAATACATAACTTTAACTGCTTGCTTTACCCTCAAGCGTTCCTCACCAGTAGCAGATACTCCCATCGCATGCAATACATGACCCAAAGCATGATCATCCATGGACTCTAAAGGCTCAATATGAACATGCCCACCCTTCCCATCTCCTTCCGTTGTATCCCTAGACTCGCAACCCATCAAAAGCAAGAGAAATGTAGCCATCAACGAAATAGCTTTAAAAAAATCACCTCTGTACATAAATACTCTCCTATGCTATACCATTATCTTTAAAAGGTAATGATAAATCAATTGTTTTATATAAATTCCCATAGATTACTAACCTGTTATAATAAAAAAATAAGGAGGAACTTTAATGAGAAAACAAAACCCTTGGATTTCTTTAAACGAAGAAGAAAAAAATAAAATTTTAGAATTTTCAGAACAATATAAGAATTTTTTAAGCAATATCAAAACCGAAAGAGAAGCTGTCCGTTATGCTACACAAAAGGCTAAGGAAAAAGGTTTCACTTGTTCATGCGAAACTAAAGAATTGAAGGCTGGAGATAAAATCTTTTACACATGCCGGGGCAAAAATATTGCACTTGTTTTCGTTGGCAAGGAACCCATTGAGAATGGAATGAATTTCATTGTATCTCACACAGACTCACCAAGACTTGATGCAAAGCCGTCGCCAATTACAGAAGAAAATGAATTTGCATTAATTAAAACAAACTACTACGGGGGAATTAAAAAGTATCAATGGCTGTCTATACCTCTATCAATACGAGGAGTAGTTTTTTTGAAAAACGAAGATAAAGTAGAGATTAACATAGGGGACGACAAAAATGATCCCGTATTTGTAATTCCTGATATATTGCCACACCTTGACAAAAAAGTACAAAGAGACAAAAAATCTGAAGAAATTATTGAAGGTGAAAATTTAAAAATAATAATTGGAAGCCTACCTATTGAAACTAAAGAAAAAGAAAAAGTAAAGCTTGCTATTCTTGATTTAATAAATAAAAAATATAAAAT
The sequence above is drawn from the Borrelia sp. RT5S genome and encodes:
- a CDS encoding P-loop NTPase; this translates as MVVIPVASGKGGVGKSLFSTNVAICLANEAKKVLLVDLDLGGSNLHSMLNIVPKRSIGTFLKTKIPLKDMIIESGIANLSFIAGDSDIPELANIANFQKRRIINNLKSLTYDYLIIDLGAGTTFNTVDFFLMSNRGVIVTIPTVTATMNAYLFLKNTIFRLISKIFTKETEGYKIISEVRKDSNDLQKIYIPNLLLKIENYDPENYEKFMSIFSRFSPFIVFNMLNAPDDIKKTEKILKSAKDYLNINLQSIGSIYKDEIIDKALNHKIPITVYKPTSLTSRSIKKIASKLIELESLVNDAELLSDEDMYESHDFVIKEAQDEYLEKSEYLESLLLDKAVDNNEIIDIIKSQQREISALRKQNMMFKKKLFKQLRED
- the lgt gene encoding prolipoprotein diacylglyceryl transferase, whose product is MPNYINYPNWLHPEIIKGVPITWYSLSYIVIIMICYKFIWYQIKVDGIDIKRSDYETMMFSLVMGAIIGGRLASTLIYDKSGIYYTHPWLIFLPFDKYWNFTGFRGMAIHGGFLGVIIALLITINTKLKNTNVRKYFIRITDYGAIAFSSGYILGRLANFANAELYGRPMRGGVIFPNAEPFSTSYKGVKEFAESVGLELSPHDLFINLPRVPSQLIEGFFEGTVGFLLLWFVFRKIKKYDGFIFGIYIIIYGFFRFLIEYLREPDKEIGFIFTYRTPESLLDFSLLNISMGQILSLVLILSGIIWLSWAKRRAEKLNK
- a CDS encoding EAL domain-containing protein, whose protein sequence is MKSTCPSAIAISGEKISDEEIASLRAIFNLLRVSLSRKSIPREFIRQNDIKFAIIYNNKTPIDFSINIANDLQSINKVYSIIINNGPEEKTSYKFNHIEILNDINELSLNHGLIYQKKLFHDNENANLDFFLNLSELIKEIVIITNIENDIIYINEKGSKEIELPIKIGGKTNKITDINIIDLEKEDKIDLSYNVSDIPELRNILITDCLLIAKHNRKLIVDLFISTIGQNNIDKLITIKDISHLKSKNYARDLEIIDIKTDLYNIKELEHLLINQIESSYKNTYLFDLDLHINTEYEYKGNRSSTDLKILKKITSKIMSFYSEYIFQVKDNNLIVIVSTSGGERRLIAIAEEIKKTISYELKKQGFIIFKFNIGIIEANLQEDIKTTIAKLKIATKISSEYKDSLPILYKDELPETMLIKTQNKIFEYIVKAIKNDFFTLYYQKITPLKKNLKPKIEILTRLFDHTGTPIPNATVFNLIEKYNLTVEVDQLVVTKALREYTNFVAKNGIHIFSINISPQSLKSKNFRMFLRETLLTSHVPLQNICLEITETGILENFELVNNYFKELKSFGIKLALDDFGSGHTSLSYIKILPIDIIKIDGSFIKVINSSQTDLVIIKSIKEIADTKRIKIIAEFVSNEEILKKINEIGIDYGQGFLWHEPEPM